The Deltaproteobacteria bacterium genome has a segment encoding these proteins:
- a CDS encoding M20/M25/M40 family metallo-hydrolase has translation MDSKQVLAQLDRAHLVEMTRDLADIVTITGEETPVAEYLGREFERLGMEVEYQEVEEGRKNVIGTLRGSGGGPTLMFNGHMDHFDNPEPTRVTEDRVYGRGLVNMKCAFPCYITAVDMLVKAGVELKGDVVISGVVGEIEKAQVNRYYGKSYRGAGVGARYLMDHGVTADMCIIGEPTGLRMQIGNAGLVWAEVTVEGPAKTFVMKAFEVCKAIQEWEKDYQKMFPHPFMLPTVQIGAIDGGNPFKPGTNPVCKIYVIVKTLPDVGTMKIQRELEKVAGAVAAKEGDIDTRVKLYLTTGGYEIPETDYVVQAMGGAHQEVNGSAMEFSEPVRYGITSDGSRINQYGVSVITYGAGFGTHLVDPDEQETGAEWDRPSGTRRGVGIRNMERCSSVYALAALDICSKTRAELGLD, from the coding sequence ATGGATAGCAAGCAAGTTCTAGCACAGCTCGACCGCGCACACTTGGTGGAGATGACACGGGATCTCGCCGACATCGTCACCATCACCGGCGAGGAAACGCCGGTGGCGGAATACCTGGGACGCGAGTTCGAGCGCTTGGGCATGGAGGTGGAGTACCAGGAGGTGGAGGAGGGACGGAAAAACGTCATCGGCACGCTGCGCGGGTCGGGTGGCGGGCCGACGCTGATGTTCAACGGCCACATGGACCACTTCGACAACCCCGAGCCCACCCGGGTGACCGAGGACCGGGTCTACGGCCGCGGCCTTGTCAACATGAAGTGCGCGTTCCCCTGCTACATCACCGCGGTGGACATGCTCGTCAAGGCCGGTGTGGAGCTCAAGGGCGACGTCGTCATCTCGGGCGTGGTGGGCGAGATCGAGAAGGCGCAGGTCAACCGCTACTACGGCAAGAGCTACCGCGGCGCGGGCGTGGGCGCGCGCTATCTCATGGACCACGGCGTCACCGCCGACATGTGCATCATCGGCGAGCCCACCGGCCTGCGCATGCAGATCGGCAACGCAGGCTTGGTGTGGGCCGAGGTGACCGTGGAGGGGCCGGCCAAGACCTTCGTCATGAAGGCGTTCGAGGTGTGCAAGGCGATCCAGGAGTGGGAGAAGGACTACCAGAAGATGTTCCCACACCCGTTCATGCTGCCCACCGTGCAGATCGGCGCCATCGATGGCGGCAACCCGTTCAAGCCCGGCACCAACCCGGTGTGCAAGATCTACGTCATCGTCAAGACACTGCCCGACGTGGGCACCATGAAGATCCAGCGGGAGCTGGAGAAGGTCGCCGGCGCCGTCGCGGCGAAAGAGGGGGACATCGACACCCGGGTGAAGCTCTACCTCACCACCGGCGGCTACGAGATTCCCGAGACCGACTACGTGGTCCAGGCCATGGGCGGCGCCCACCAGGAGGTCAACGGCAGCGCCATGGAGTTCTCGGAGCCGGTGCGCTACGGCATCACCAGCGACGGCTCGCGCATCAACCAGTACGGCGTGTCGGTGATCACCTACGGCGCCGGCTTCGGCACCCACCTGGTGGACCCGGACGAGCAGGAGACCGGCGCCGAATGGGACCGGCCATCCGGCACCCGGCGCGGCGTCGGCATCAGGAACATGGAGCGTTGCAGCAGCGTTTACGCGCTGGCGGCGCTGGACATCTGCAGCAAGACTCGCGCGGAGCTCGGCCTGGACTGA
- the msrB gene encoding peptide-methionine (R)-S-oxide reductase MsrB, whose product MKDKVVKTDEEWRQQLSDEEFLVTRKQATERPFTGKYNGSKEPGMYRCVCCGTDLFDAAAKFDSGTGWPSFWAPVNEENVATNEDRSFGMRRVEVLCGVCDAHLGHVFDDGPAPTYLRYCINSASLKHEKD is encoded by the coding sequence ATGAAAGACAAAGTCGTCAAGACCGACGAGGAGTGGCGCCAGCAGCTCAGCGATGAGGAGTTCCTGGTGACGCGCAAGCAGGCCACCGAGAGGCCGTTCACCGGCAAGTATAACGGCTCCAAGGAGCCCGGCATGTACCGTTGCGTGTGCTGCGGCACGGACCTGTTCGATGCCGCTGCCAAGTTCGACTCGGGCACCGGGTGGCCGAGCTTCTGGGCGCCGGTGAACGAGGAGAACGTCGCCACGAACGAAGACCGTTCCTTCGGCATGCGCCGGGTGGAGGTCTTGTGTGGCGTTTGTGATGCCCATCTGGGGCATGTTTTCGATGATGGTCCGGCGCCGACGTACCTAAGGTATTGCATCAATTCGGCGTCCTTAAAACACGAGAAAGACTGA
- a CDS encoding EamA family transporter, translating into MLHLTSMDIALVYALGTAFFLALRDVFGRMATHGIDPVLGTAATAFTGLVVLTGAALLNGDLHAGFPGWGWPLFVIGLAGILRITIGRTTLFTAIKYIGAARSSSFSATNVFFAMFLGVVFLGENLTYFLTAGALLVVAGCVVVAMSRAQGGVSQAWTRYIGGMAFALGSALAMALSAALTRLVVHEFSSPLGANFYASLIALPSFLPAISNRPLRSVADWTPRHWRYIWLVGLVSAIGTTCGYFALKYAPVVVVQPVAQSRPLFVLLISWLFLQAHESVNWKVTVGALGIVVGTALFFVR; encoded by the coding sequence GTGCTACATCTAACGTCCATGGACATCGCCCTCGTCTATGCGTTGGGTACCGCGTTCTTCCTGGCGTTGCGGGACGTCTTCGGCCGCATGGCTACCCACGGCATCGATCCCGTGCTGGGGACGGCGGCCACCGCGTTTACCGGTCTGGTTGTGTTGACCGGCGCCGCGCTCCTGAACGGCGACCTGCACGCGGGGTTCCCGGGGTGGGGCTGGCCGCTGTTCGTCATCGGCTTGGCCGGGATCCTGCGCATCACCATCGGGCGCACCACGCTGTTCACCGCCATCAAGTACATCGGCGCCGCGCGTTCCAGCAGCTTCAGCGCCACCAACGTGTTCTTCGCCATGTTCCTGGGCGTGGTCTTCCTGGGGGAGAATCTGACGTATTTCTTGACGGCCGGCGCGCTGCTGGTGGTGGCCGGGTGCGTGGTGGTGGCCATGAGCCGCGCCCAGGGCGGCGTCTCCCAAGCTTGGACCCGTTACATCGGCGGCATGGCCTTCGCCCTGGGCAGCGCGCTCGCCATGGCGCTGTCCGCGGCCCTCACCCGGCTGGTGGTGCACGAGTTCTCGTCGCCCCTGGGGGCCAACTTCTACGCCAGCCTGATCGCGTTGCCGAGCTTCCTGCCCGCCATCTCCAACCGGCCGCTGCGCAGCGTGGCGGACTGGACGCCGCGGCACTGGCGCTACATCTGGCTCGTGGGGCTGGTGTCCGCCATCGGCACCACCTGCGGCTATTTCGCGCTCAAGTATGCGCCCGTGGTGGTGGTGCAGCCGGTCGCGCAGTCGCGGCCGCTGTTCGTGCTGCTGATTTCCTGGCTCTTCCTCCAGGCCCATGAGTCGGTCAACTGGAAGGTGACCGTCGGCGCATTGGGCATCGTGGTAGGCACGGCGCTGTTCTTCGTGCGCTGA
- a CDS encoding SRPBCC domain-containing protein: protein MNFEGTITVEHPRDAVWDFVLDIDKFSGCMPGLDSIDKVNDTTFDGVISAKVGPMSGKFSFRSTITDSNPKESLTVRIDGNDSVTKSTVVAGVDASMEEPRENCTELRYKARVDINGRLAIVGDMILRATTSLILEEFRKRLTKALDDEAAKA, encoded by the coding sequence ATGAACTTCGAGGGCACCATTACGGTAGAACATCCCAGGGACGCGGTGTGGGACTTCGTGCTGGACATCGATAAATTCTCGGGCTGCATGCCGGGCCTGGACTCCATCGACAAGGTCAACGACACCACCTTCGACGGCGTCATCAGCGCCAAGGTAGGGCCCATGTCGGGCAAGTTCAGCTTCCGCTCCACCATTACCGACAGCAACCCCAAGGAATCCCTCACCGTGCGCATCGACGGCAACGACTCCGTGACCAAGAGCACGGTGGTGGCCGGGGTGGACGCGAGCATGGAGGAGCCGCGGGAGAACTGCACCGAGCTCCGGTACAAGGCACGGGTGGACATCAATGGACGCTTGGCCATCGTCGGCGACATGATTTTGCGCGCCACCACCTCGCTCATCCTGGAAGAGTTCCGCAAGCGTCTGACCAAGGCGCTGGACGATGAGGCCGCCAAGGCCTGA
- a CDS encoding FAD-dependent oxidoreductase produces the protein MAEHYDVIIIGGGSAGCAAASRLSEDSGRKVLLLEAGPDPRPIPEMVAESKNQVRLLMETDYLAMYPSPRDLDGSICYKLAGRIMGGGSSVNVMAAPRPMKADMDNWAAAGNPDWSWDKVLPVLKRLESDQDFPDSPIHGNSGPLYVKRPFTFDTTDAADPVQAFIEAGQQKGLARLEDTNIPDPEGIGHPPFSIKDGKRQSTVVAYLDPARGRANLIIEAEAEVMGLDISGNRVTGVRYEKDGRQETATGNHVVVSAGVYHSAPLLMLSGVGRAADLQKLGIQVVKDLPGVGQNYQDHAVVYMTFACKENFDADWIIPRIRYIYKSHADRDCANFHIALRPPTQVEGIQTTIPLSAALLEQMNRGQMYLQSANPKDLPVIESKMLEDQRDIDAMTTAMGFIKEIAETPAMREIYGELVTPTPSEDWAQFARATYDSYHHGVGTCLMGPASNSETVVGENLQVHGMDNLWVADASIMPTVVHANTNVTSIMIGERLSDFVKAAGG, from the coding sequence ATGGCCGAACACTACGACGTCATCATCATCGGCGGCGGCTCCGCGGGCTGTGCGGCGGCCAGCCGCCTGTCCGAGGACTCCGGGCGCAAGGTGCTGCTGCTGGAGGCGGGGCCGGACCCGCGTCCCATCCCGGAGATGGTGGCCGAGTCCAAGAACCAGGTACGGCTCCTGATGGAGACCGACTACCTCGCCATGTACCCGAGCCCGCGGGACCTGGACGGCAGCATCTGCTACAAGCTCGCCGGCCGGATCATGGGCGGCGGCTCGTCGGTTAACGTCATGGCCGCGCCCCGGCCCATGAAGGCCGACATGGACAACTGGGCGGCCGCCGGCAACCCGGACTGGTCGTGGGACAAGGTGCTGCCGGTGCTGAAGCGCCTGGAGTCCGACCAGGACTTCCCGGACAGCCCGATCCACGGCAACTCCGGCCCCCTGTACGTGAAGCGCCCCTTCACCTTCGACACCACGGACGCCGCCGATCCGGTGCAGGCGTTCATTGAGGCCGGCCAGCAAAAGGGGCTGGCGCGCCTGGAGGACACCAACATCCCCGACCCCGAGGGCATCGGCCACCCGCCGTTCAGCATCAAGGACGGCAAGCGGCAGTCCACGGTGGTGGCCTACCTCGACCCGGCCCGCGGCCGCGCCAACCTCATCATCGAAGCCGAGGCCGAAGTGATGGGTCTGGACATTTCCGGCAACCGGGTCACGGGCGTGCGCTACGAAAAGGACGGCCGCCAGGAGACCGCCACCGGCAACCACGTGGTGGTGAGCGCGGGGGTCTACCACTCGGCCCCGCTGCTGATGCTGTCGGGAGTCGGACGCGCCGCGGACCTGCAAAAGCTCGGCATCCAGGTGGTCAAGGACCTGCCCGGCGTGGGCCAAAATTACCAGGACCACGCGGTGGTCTACATGACCTTCGCGTGCAAGGAGAATTTCGACGCGGACTGGATCATCCCGCGCATCCGCTACATCTACAAGAGCCACGCCGACCGCGACTGCGCCAACTTTCACATCGCGCTGCGGCCGCCCACGCAGGTGGAAGGCATCCAGACCACCATCCCGCTTTCAGCGGCGTTGCTGGAGCAGATGAACCGCGGCCAGATGTACCTCCAGAGCGCCAACCCCAAGGACCTGCCCGTCATCGAGTCCAAGATGCTCGAAGACCAGCGCGACATCGACGCCATGACCACGGCCATGGGATTCATCAAGGAGATCGCCGAGACCCCGGCCATGCGGGAGATCTACGGCGAGCTGGTAACCCCCACCCCCAGCGAGGACTGGGCGCAATTCGCCCGCGCCACCTACGACAGCTACCACCACGGCGTCGGCACCTGCCTCATGGGCCCGGCGTCCAACAGCGAGACGGTGGTGGGTGAGAACCTCCAGGTGCACGGCATGGACAACCTGTGGGTGGCCGACGCCTCCATCATGCCCACGGTGGTGCACGCCAACACCAACGTCACCTCCATCATGATCGGCGAGCGGCTGTCGGATTTCGTGAAGGCCGCCGGAGGGTGA
- the ettA gene encoding energy-dependent translational throttle protein EttA, giving the protein MSNDDRQVIFSLIGVGKVHPPKRQVLKDIYLSFFYGAKIGVLGLNGAGKSTLLRIIAGVEQEYLGEITFSKGYSVGLLEQEPRMDADKTVKEVVEEGCSRMLELMAEYETVSARFGEDLGADEMDALLEQQAKLQDEIEAGNGWELESQLEVAMDALRCPPPEAKVDVLSGGERRRVALCRLLIQEPDILLLDEPTNHLDAESVQWLEQHLARYKGTVIAVTHDRYFLDNVAGWILELDRGHGIPFEGNYSSWLEQKQARLAQAERSLSRHRKTLERELEWIRMSPRARQAKGRARLTRYEQLLGQEQESAQEDLEIYIPPGPRLGDMVLQAEGLTHGFGDRLLFEDLSLIMPPGAIVGVIGPNGSGKTTLLRIVTGGVECQSGSFRMGETVRVGYVDQSRTLNDEHTVWEAISDGQDQILLGKREVNSRAYVGRFNFSGQDQQKKVRDLSGGERNRVHLARMLKEEANLLLLDEPTNDLDVNTMRALEDGLVEFAGSCVVVSHDRWFLDRIATHILAFEGDSQVVWFEGNYSDYEEDRRRRLGKEADQPHRVRYRRLTRD; this is encoded by the coding sequence ATGAGCAACGATGATCGTCAGGTGATTTTCTCGCTGATCGGGGTGGGCAAGGTCCATCCGCCCAAGCGGCAGGTGCTCAAGGACATCTACCTGTCGTTCTTCTACGGCGCCAAGATCGGGGTCCTCGGCCTCAACGGCGCGGGCAAGAGTACGCTGCTGCGGATCATCGCGGGGGTCGAACAGGAGTATCTTGGGGAGATCACGTTTTCCAAGGGATACTCCGTCGGTCTTCTGGAGCAGGAGCCGCGGATGGATGCGGACAAGACGGTCAAGGAGGTGGTGGAAGAGGGCTGCTCCCGGATGCTGGAGCTTATGGCGGAATACGAGACCGTCAGCGCACGGTTCGGGGAGGACCTGGGCGCGGACGAGATGGATGCCCTGCTCGAGCAGCAGGCCAAGCTACAGGACGAGATCGAGGCGGGCAACGGCTGGGAGCTGGAGAGCCAGTTGGAAGTGGCCATGGACGCGCTCCGCTGCCCGCCGCCCGAGGCGAAGGTCGACGTGCTCTCCGGCGGCGAGCGCCGGCGTGTCGCCCTGTGCCGCCTGCTGATTCAGGAGCCGGACATCCTGTTGCTGGACGAGCCCACCAACCACCTGGACGCGGAATCGGTGCAGTGGCTGGAGCAGCATCTGGCGCGCTACAAGGGCACGGTCATCGCCGTGACCCACGACCGCTACTTCCTGGACAACGTCGCCGGCTGGATTCTGGAACTCGACCGGGGCCACGGCATTCCCTTCGAGGGCAACTACTCTTCGTGGCTGGAGCAGAAACAGGCCCGGCTCGCGCAGGCGGAGAGGTCGCTGTCGCGGCACCGCAAGACCCTGGAGCGGGAGCTGGAGTGGATCCGCATGTCGCCCCGCGCGCGGCAGGCCAAGGGCAGGGCCCGGCTCACGCGCTACGAGCAGCTTCTCGGGCAGGAGCAGGAGAGCGCGCAGGAAGACCTGGAGATCTACATCCCGCCGGGGCCGCGCCTGGGGGACATGGTGCTTCAGGCGGAGGGGCTCACCCACGGGTTCGGGGACCGGCTCCTGTTCGAGGACCTGAGTCTCATCATGCCGCCGGGCGCCATCGTCGGCGTCATCGGCCCCAACGGCTCGGGCAAGACCACGCTGCTGCGCATCGTCACCGGCGGCGTCGAGTGCCAGTCGGGCTCGTTCCGCATGGGCGAGACCGTCCGGGTGGGCTACGTGGACCAGAGCCGCACCCTGAACGACGAGCACACGGTGTGGGAGGCGATCTCGGACGGGCAGGACCAGATCCTGCTGGGAAAACGCGAGGTCAATTCCCGCGCCTACGTGGGGCGGTTCAACTTCTCGGGCCAGGACCAGCAGAAGAAGGTCCGGGACCTGTCGGGCGGTGAGCGCAACCGTGTTCACCTGGCGCGGATGCTCAAGGAAGAGGCCAACCTGCTCCTGCTGGACGAGCCCACCAACGACCTCGACGTCAACACCATGCGCGCCCTGGAGGACGGACTCGTGGAGTTCGCCGGCTCCTGCGTCGTGGTGAGCCACGACCGCTGGTTCCTGGACCGCATCGCCACCCACATCCTCGCCTTCGAGGGTGACAGTCAGGTGGTCTGGTTCGAGGGCAACTACAGCGACTACGAGGAGGACCGGCGCAGACGTCTCGGCAAGGAAGCCGACCAGCCCCACCGGGTGCGCTACCGCAGGCTTACGCGGGACTGA
- a CDS encoding methyltransferase domain-containing protein: MITHPLPPQAFARMDESPDEEFYEEPRLVTHIDDRAIAAVTRLYRETLPAGGAVLDLMSSWISHLPPEMTFGRVVGLGMNERELQANPRLTAYTLHNLNDRPTLPYADGEFDAACICVSVDYLVKPVAVIRDIGRVVTPGGPLVITFSNRCFPTKAVAIWHHLSGQGQQQLVESYLTEAGNWEHVRSATPIAEGAGADPLYAVLGNRA, encoded by the coding sequence ATGATCACCCACCCGCTACCGCCGCAAGCGTTCGCGCGCATGGACGAGTCACCGGACGAGGAGTTCTACGAAGAACCCCGGCTGGTGACCCACATCGACGACCGCGCCATCGCCGCGGTCACCCGGCTCTACCGGGAAACGCTGCCCGCAGGCGGCGCGGTCCTCGACCTCATGAGCAGTTGGATCAGCCACCTGCCCCCGGAGATGACCTTTGGTAGAGTCGTGGGGCTGGGGATGAACGAGCGGGAGCTTCAGGCCAATCCCCGCCTCACCGCCTACACCCTGCACAACCTCAACGACCGCCCCACCCTGCCCTACGCCGACGGCGAGTTCGACGCCGCGTGCATCTGCGTGTCCGTGGACTATCTGGTCAAACCGGTCGCGGTAATCCGCGACATCGGACGCGTGGTGACCCCCGGCGGGCCGCTCGTCATCACCTTCTCCAACCGCTGCTTCCCCACCAAGGCCGTCGCCATATGGCACCATCTCAGCGGACAGGGACAACAGCAGCTCGTGGAGTCCTACCTCACCGAGGCCGGCAACTGGGAGCACGTGCGGTCGGCCACGCCCATCGCAGAGGGCGCCGGCGCAGACCCGCTGTACGCCGTCCTGGGAAACCGCGCATGA
- a CDS encoding amidohydrolase family protein, with amino-acid sequence MARQYRYISADSHFESPPDMWTPRVPAKYRDRAPRRIKLSNGMDAIVEEGKPIEYSGTNQFAGKSPEEFSPVGLDFDGARGAGTGEERLKEQDADGIDAEVLYATEARNTAIRDKDAFLAIVRAFNDYFIEDFCAAAPDRLLGVAVLPNIGVDEDIAEMTRCAEKGFKTVRLHTYPSGKGHPTPEDDRFWAAALDLDMPLTIHTSFPQRTRGRDVYHLKYPREPQGEERPPDFLQRIARHGIYHCGAVEAAQLVLAGVFDRFPKLRIYWAENNIGWIPYFYQQMDQAYKVSAPWAERLLGLKRLDRLPSEYLKEHALWGFFDDPIGVDLRHHVGVDKIMWSTDFPHIVTHWPRSLEIMEQQLAGVPDDERELMLAGNAVRFFHLDAA; translated from the coding sequence ATGGCGCGGCAGTATCGTTACATTTCGGCGGACAGCCACTTCGAATCGCCCCCGGACATGTGGACCCCCCGGGTTCCGGCGAAATACCGTGACCGGGCTCCTCGGCGCATCAAGCTGTCCAACGGCATGGACGCCATCGTCGAGGAAGGCAAGCCCATCGAGTACAGCGGCACCAACCAGTTCGCGGGCAAGTCGCCCGAAGAGTTCAGTCCCGTGGGCCTCGACTTCGACGGCGCCCGTGGCGCGGGCACGGGCGAGGAGCGGCTCAAGGAGCAGGACGCCGACGGCATCGATGCCGAGGTGCTCTACGCCACCGAGGCGCGCAACACCGCCATCCGGGACAAGGACGCGTTTCTGGCCATCGTGCGCGCCTTCAACGACTACTTCATCGAGGATTTCTGCGCGGCGGCGCCGGACCGGCTTCTCGGCGTGGCCGTGCTGCCCAACATCGGGGTCGACGAGGACATCGCCGAGATGACACGCTGCGCCGAGAAGGGCTTCAAAACGGTGCGGCTGCATACCTATCCCAGCGGCAAGGGCCATCCCACGCCCGAGGATGACCGCTTCTGGGCGGCGGCGCTGGACCTGGACATGCCCCTCACCATCCACACCTCGTTCCCGCAACGGACGCGCGGGCGCGACGTCTATCACCTGAAGTACCCGAGAGAGCCGCAAGGGGAGGAACGTCCGCCCGACTTCCTCCAGCGTATTGCCCGTCACGGCATCTATCACTGCGGCGCCGTGGAGGCCGCGCAGCTCGTGCTCGCCGGCGTCTTCGACCGCTTCCCCAAGCTGCGCATCTACTGGGCGGAGAACAACATCGGCTGGATCCCGTACTTCTACCAGCAGATGGACCAGGCCTATAAGGTCAGCGCCCCATGGGCCGAACGGCTGCTGGGGCTCAAACGCCTGGACCGGCTCCCCAGCGAGTACCTCAAGGAGCACGCCCTGTGGGGCTTCTTCGACGACCCCATCGGCGTGGACCTGCGCCACCACGTGGGCGTGGACAAGATCATGTGGTCCACGGACTTCCCCCACATCGTCACCCACTGGCCCCGTTCCCTGGAGATCATGGAGCAACAGCTCGCCGGCGTGCCCGACGACGAGCGGGAGTTGATGCTCGCCGGCAACGCCGTGCGCTTCTTCCATCTGGACGCGGCGTGA
- a CDS encoding dihydrodipicolinate synthase family protein, whose translation MIQASDIHGVMAMMPSFTTDDADSPRAKDTINVPELERSVDQAVRDGINVLTTTGTFGECHTLLWDEFATLTEATVATVNRRIPVVIGCTSLNTREVLIKMDHAAKAGADAVLVGVPFYFKSSVPNAVQFYFDLADEHPELGIFIYHNPRNHHIHIPVPAFKELVSRPNIVGMKDSHRTPMQFMQLMDIVRGKISVMTNQNQMFPYMTMGAAGCWSINAWMGPSPVIRAYQAGREGRWDEVKEICMAMARVGGKDPSLTDPVEGKISINEAGYCYAGPGRPPFRVTTDETRAEAKAIAQRWRKLCETYPLQAEAAA comes from the coding sequence ATGATCCAAGCAAGCGACATCCACGGCGTGATGGCCATGATGCCGTCCTTCACAACCGACGACGCCGACTCGCCGCGCGCGAAGGACACGATCAACGTGCCGGAGCTGGAGCGCAGCGTCGACCAGGCGGTGCGCGACGGCATCAACGTGCTCACCACCACCGGCACCTTCGGCGAGTGCCACACTCTCCTGTGGGACGAGTTCGCGACCCTCACCGAGGCCACCGTCGCCACCGTGAACAGGCGCATTCCCGTGGTCATCGGCTGCACGAGCCTGAACACGCGCGAAGTGCTGATCAAGATGGACCATGCCGCCAAGGCCGGGGCTGACGCGGTGCTCGTGGGCGTGCCCTTCTACTTCAAGTCGAGCGTGCCCAACGCCGTGCAGTTCTACTTCGACCTGGCGGACGAGCATCCCGAGCTGGGCATCTTCATCTACCACAACCCGCGCAACCACCACATCCACATTCCGGTGCCGGCGTTCAAGGAGCTGGTCAGCCGGCCCAACATCGTCGGCATGAAGGACAGCCACCGCACCCCCATGCAGTTCATGCAGCTCATGGACATCGTGCGCGGCAAGATCAGCGTCATGACCAACCAGAACCAGATGTTCCCCTACATGACCATGGGGGCCGCCGGATGCTGGTCCATCAACGCGTGGATGGGCCCTTCGCCGGTGATCCGGGCCTACCAGGCAGGCCGCGAGGGCCGCTGGGACGAGGTCAAGGAGATCTGCATGGCCATGGCGCGGGTGGGCGGAAAGGATCCGAGCCTGACCGATCCAGTGGAAGGCAAGATCTCCATCAACGAAGCCGGTTACTGCTACGCCGGGCCGGGCAGACCGCCCTTCCGGGTCACCACGGACGAGACCCGGGCGGAGGCCAAGGCCATCGCCCAGCGCTGGCGCAAGCTGTGCGAGACCTACCCGCTGCAAGCCGAGGCCGCGGCCTGA
- a CDS encoding cupin domain-containing protein, with product MAKVASDNQKRRDELHARFADLGLVGYWQRQREHHNVEPRLWRWDDVHPALMQAADVITLGSEAFRRNVGLETASRTIIMGYQIVMPGEAAPAHRHTNTALRFVVQGGGAYTTSNGEPMTMQPGDLLIQPNWVWHDHVNDSKEPIIWIDALDVGVVNFLGASRFREEWSEGVQQPLTRKEGASRRLFGPIRQPEVHYEGAAGVPYHYKWDETLEALNTVADAGGGDPHDGVLLEYKNPVTGGHTFLTMTCHIQMLLPGQTTRPHRHTGTTHYHAVQGQGVTVVDRDEPIELEWDINDAFTLPPWRWHHFRNASETEPAILFSVTDRPMLEMTGLDREERA from the coding sequence ATGGCCAAGGTCGCATCCGACAACCAGAAGAGACGTGACGAGTTGCACGCAAGGTTCGCCGATCTCGGCTTGGTGGGCTACTGGCAGCGCCAGCGCGAGCACCACAATGTCGAGCCCAGGCTCTGGCGCTGGGACGACGTCCATCCCGCGCTGATGCAAGCCGCCGACGTGATCACCCTCGGCTCGGAGGCTTTCCGGCGCAACGTCGGCCTGGAGACCGCAAGCCGCACCATCATCATGGGCTACCAGATCGTCATGCCCGGCGAAGCCGCACCCGCCCACCGCCACACCAACACCGCGCTCCGGTTCGTGGTGCAGGGTGGCGGCGCCTACACCACATCCAACGGCGAGCCCATGACCATGCAGCCGGGGGACCTGCTGATCCAGCCCAACTGGGTGTGGCACGACCATGTGAACGACTCCAAGGAACCCATCATCTGGATCGACGCCCTCGACGTCGGCGTGGTCAACTTCCTCGGCGCCTCCCGGTTTCGGGAAGAGTGGTCGGAAGGGGTCCAGCAGCCTCTGACCCGCAAGGAAGGCGCGTCGCGCCGCCTCTTCGGCCCCATCCGGCAACCCGAAGTGCATTACGAGGGCGCCGCCGGCGTGCCCTACCACTACAAGTGGGACGAAACCCTGGAGGCCTTGAACACGGTGGCGGACGCTGGCGGCGGCGACCCCCACGACGGCGTCCTCCTCGAATACAAGAACCCCGTTACCGGCGGCCACACGTTCCTGACCATGACCTGCCACATCCAGATGCTGCTGCCCGGCCAGACCACCCGCCCGCACCGCCACACGGGCACCACCCACTACCACGCCGTCCAGGGCCAGGGCGTCACCGTCGTCGACCGCGACGAGCCCATCGAGCTCGAATGGGACATCAACGACGCCTTCACCCTGCCCCCCTGGCGCTGGCACCACTTCCGCAACGCGTCGGAAACCGAGCCGGCAATTCTTTTCTCCGTCACCGACCGGCCGATGCTGGAGATGACCGGGCTGGATCGGGAGGAGAGAGCGTAA
- a CDS encoding type II toxin-antitoxin system VapC family toxin, whose amino-acid sequence MILDTNALSAWAEGRAEIMAALRSAERLVVPSVVLGEYYFGIRQSRYRSRYEEWLARYLPLTEIAAVTSATADVYADIRVQLRRSGTPIPPNDVWISALARQHNQPVLSNDRHLDAVEGVRRITF is encoded by the coding sequence ATGATCCTCGACACCAACGCCTTGTCTGCCTGGGCAGAGGGTCGCGCGGAAATCATGGCGGCGCTTCGGTCGGCGGAACGCTTGGTGGTGCCCAGTGTTGTCCTTGGGGAGTACTACTTCGGTATCCGTCAGTCACGGTATCGAAGCCGTTACGAGGAATGGCTTGCCCGGTACTTGCCGCTGACGGAAATCGCTGCCGTGACGTCGGCTACGGCTGATGTCTACGCGGACATTCGCGTCCAACTCAGGCGTTCGGGCACTCCCATACCGCCGAATGACGTCTGGATCTCGGCGTTGGCCCGTCAACACAACCAGCCGGTATTAAGCAACGATAGGCATCTTGACGCCGTCGAAGGCGTCCGTCGAATCACCTTCTGA